The proteins below come from a single Longimicrobiaceae bacterium genomic window:
- a CDS encoding SWIM zinc finger family protein, whose product MTAVKIEAYADEEGRTMSDWWMYESGPRRPAPDGIRARSQRGEIGESWWSKRFLDALAQVADTSRLGRGRSYARSGQVMRLKVAPGVVTANVQGSRVTPYAVRITLVPFTDAEWARAEAELAAQALNLAALLAGEMPRDVEEAFAAAGLHLFPTSAKELASSCSCPDWADPCKHTAAVYYILAEAFDADPFLVLAWRGRPREQLLENLRALRAAAIAAEDAAAPPPEAEPDADAAADPLPASEEAPRTGGFWTAGPELFGFRYAPAAPAVPDAVIRQLGPLPEAAGGSAISEALSTAYHIFTAAAERRAFPEAAPPPEPKEPKARKRKGA is encoded by the coding sequence ATGACAGCGGTGAAGATCGAGGCGTACGCCGATGAGGAAGGACGGACGATGAGCGACTGGTGGATGTACGAAAGCGGCCCGCGCCGCCCCGCGCCCGACGGCATCCGCGCGCGGAGCCAGCGCGGCGAGATCGGCGAGAGCTGGTGGTCCAAGCGCTTCCTCGACGCGCTGGCGCAGGTTGCCGACACGTCGAGGCTTGGCCGCGGGCGCAGCTACGCCCGCAGCGGCCAGGTCATGCGGCTCAAGGTCGCGCCCGGCGTGGTCACCGCGAACGTCCAGGGTTCGCGCGTCACGCCGTACGCCGTGCGCATCACCCTCGTCCCGTTCACCGACGCCGAGTGGGCGCGCGCGGAGGCCGAGCTGGCCGCCCAGGCGCTCAACCTCGCCGCCCTTCTCGCGGGCGAGATGCCGCGCGACGTGGAAGAAGCGTTCGCCGCCGCCGGCCTCCACCTCTTCCCCACCTCGGCCAAGGAGCTGGCGAGCAGCTGCTCGTGCCCGGACTGGGCGGACCCGTGCAAGCACACCGCAGCCGTCTACTACATCCTGGCCGAGGCGTTCGACGCCGACCCGTTCCTCGTCCTCGCCTGGCGCGGGCGCCCGCGCGAGCAGCTTCTCGAAAACCTCCGCGCCCTCCGCGCCGCCGCCATCGCCGCCGAAGACGCCGCCGCCCCCCCGCCCGAAGCCGAGCCGGACGCCGACGCTGCCGCGGACCCTCTCCCCGCGTCCGAAGAAGCGCCGCGCACGGGCGGCTTCTGGACCGCGGGCCCGGAGCTGTTCGGCTTCCGCTACGCCCCCGCGGCCCCCGCGGTGCCGGACGCCGTGATCCGCCAGCTCGGCCCGCTTCCGGAAGCCGCCGGCGGCTCCGCCATCTCCGAAGCCCTCTCCACCGCCTACCATATCTTCACCGCCGCCGCCGAACGCCGCGCCTTCCCCGAAGCCGCCCCGCCGCCCGAACCCAAGGAGCCGAAGGCACGGAAGCGGAAGGGGGCGTAG